The proteins below are encoded in one region of Ferruginibacter lapsinanis:
- a CDS encoding polyprenyl synthetase family protein encodes MDFVKDIIGEELTIFEKKFAEAVKSNTPLLDRIMKYIIKRKGKQLRPMFVFLSAKLHGDINESTYRAAALVELLHTATLVHDDVVDESLERRGFFSINAIWKNKIAVLVGDYLLSKGLLLSTSNDDFEHLHILSEAVRQMSEGELLQIEKSRNLNLSEEIYFEIIRNKTASLLSSACAVGAYTTSQDKIIADKMKLFGEKVGIAFQIKDDLFDYGKEDVGKPTGNDIKEKKLTLPLIYTLNNIDTKRKREIIYILKNENTNPEKINAVIDTVVKAGGIQYATEKMYLYRDEALAILDEFPAKEVRKALEDLVRYTTDRKY; translated from the coding sequence ATGGATTTTGTAAAAGACATCATAGGCGAAGAGTTAACCATCTTTGAGAAAAAATTTGCTGAGGCAGTTAAAAGCAACACTCCGTTGCTTGACAGGATAATGAAATACATCATTAAACGTAAAGGGAAACAGTTACGGCCAATGTTTGTTTTCCTTTCTGCCAAATTACATGGAGACATTAACGAAAGTACCTACAGAGCTGCCGCATTGGTTGAACTCTTACATACTGCTACACTTGTACACGACGATGTTGTAGATGAATCGCTCGAACGCAGAGGTTTTTTCTCTATCAATGCGATCTGGAAAAATAAAATTGCTGTATTGGTAGGCGATTACCTTTTATCGAAGGGTTTATTACTTTCAACGAGCAATGATGATTTTGAACACCTCCACATTTTATCTGAAGCGGTAAGACAAATGAGTGAGGGAGAATTATTGCAGATTGAAAAATCCCGTAACCTTAATTTGAGTGAGGAAATATATTTTGAGATCATCAGAAATAAGACTGCATCACTCCTCTCTTCAGCCTGTGCTGTTGGTGCTTACACCACATCTCAGGATAAAATTATAGCCGATAAAATGAAATTATTTGGTGAAAAAGTGGGCATTGCTTTTCAGATAAAAGATGATCTTTTTGATTATGGCAAGGAAGATGTGGGGAAGCCAACCGGCAATGATATCAAAGAGAAAAAACTCACACTCCCTTTGATTTATACTTTAAATAATATCGATACAAAAAGAAAACGGGAGATCATTTACATTCTTAAAAATGAGAATACTAATCCCGAAAAAATAAATGCGGTAATTGATACCGTTGTAAAGGCTGGTGGTATTCAATATGCCACTGAAAAAATGTACCTCTACCGTGATGAAGCACTTGCAATCCTGGATGAATTCCCCGCTAAAGAAGTAAGAAAAGCATTGGAAGATCTGGTCAGATATACTACTGACAGAAAATACTAA
- a CDS encoding class I SAM-dependent methyltransferase → MKIKAYIQYFFYIGLNWNWRIAAHILKNEIKGEKKYGIDTTGVDELKKIKKTGTDISHATIYMPVSYDMLEIAFTQSIFSTKNHFLDIGCGKGRALCVAGIEGFKKITGIDFSSQLCNKAKENIATIKQQIPNALFTIIEADASSFIIPSDVDCIFLFNPFDEFIMTKVVDNIIQSITTNPRKIQVIYVNPLYKKLFIKKAFTEFYYSKRLHYLELSMLKN, encoded by the coding sequence TTGAAAATAAAAGCATACATACAATACTTTTTCTATATCGGGCTGAACTGGAATTGGCGTATCGCTGCACATATCCTAAAAAACGAAATTAAAGGAGAGAAAAAATATGGTATTGATACCACCGGAGTTGACGAATTAAAAAAAATCAAAAAAACCGGAACAGATATTTCTCATGCAACTATATATATGCCCGTTAGTTACGACATGCTCGAAATTGCCTTTACCCAATCAATTTTTTCAACAAAAAATCATTTCTTAGATATCGGCTGTGGCAAAGGAAGAGCCTTATGTGTAGCAGGTATTGAAGGATTCAAAAAAATTACCGGCATTGATTTTTCTTCTCAATTATGCAATAAAGCAAAAGAAAATATTGCAACAATAAAACAGCAGATTCCCAATGCTTTATTTACTATAATCGAAGCTGATGCCAGTTCTTTCATCATCCCCTCCGATGTTGATTGCATTTTTTTATTCAACCCTTTTGATGAATTTATCATGACTAAGGTTGTCGACAATATCATTCAAAGTATCACAACCAACCCGAGAAAAATACAGGTCATATATGTAAACCCACTTTACAAAAAGCTCTTTATAAAAAAAGCGTTTACTGAATTTTATTACAGTAAACGCTTACATTATCTTGAACTTAGTATGCTAAAAAATTAA
- the recJ gene encoding single-stranded-DNA-specific exonuclease RecJ, which translates to MEKRWNLLQADNAKAIALHQSLKISKTLCKILVQRGIDDFDKAKSYFRPSLGQLHDPFLMKDMHKAVERVKKAFVKKEKILVFGDYDVDGTTAVATMYQFICKIYDPANVEFYIPHRYREGYGVSKMGIDYAAENNFTLIISLDCGIKSADLIAYATTLGIDFIVCDHHLPDKELPKAVAILNPKQADCNYPYKELCGCGVGFKLITALAQQYSIDEENYFCYLDLLAVAIAADIVPMTGENRILAYHGLAQINQQPCEGIKALIQLAGIEKKLSITNVVFVIAPRVNAAGRMDDAKKAVQLFIEKDPIKALDYAEILHSDNSDRKEADSSITEEALKLIDTDEILINKKTTVVYKEHWHKGVVGIVASRLTEKYYRPTVVLTRSGDIAAGSARSVVGYNLYEAIHACKEHLLGYGGHFAAAGLSLLPENVEAFSKQFEEIVSSTIDPNLLIPEIIIDAETSFEEINAPLYNIICQMEPFGPDNMRPVFLAKNVTDTGYSKIVKELHVRFVVKNHNKTLTGIGFNMADKFHIVEQQKPFDIVFTIDENEWNGETTLQMKVIDIRPSKN; encoded by the coding sequence ATGGAAAAACGTTGGAATTTACTGCAGGCTGATAATGCTAAAGCAATTGCATTACACCAATCATTAAAGATCAGTAAAACACTTTGCAAAATTTTAGTGCAACGTGGTATTGACGATTTTGATAAAGCCAAATCATATTTCAGGCCCTCATTAGGTCAGCTACATGACCCGTTTTTGATGAAGGATATGCACAAAGCTGTTGAAAGAGTGAAAAAAGCCTTTGTAAAGAAGGAAAAAATATTGGTTTTTGGTGATTACGATGTTGATGGCACTACAGCAGTAGCAACTATGTACCAGTTTATCTGCAAAATATATGATCCGGCTAATGTAGAGTTCTATATCCCTCACAGATACAGGGAAGGATATGGCGTTAGTAAAATGGGTATTGACTATGCCGCCGAAAACAATTTCACACTAATTATCTCATTGGATTGCGGGATTAAATCTGCTGATCTGATTGCTTATGCTACTACGCTAGGTATTGATTTTATTGTTTGCGACCATCATTTACCGGATAAAGAATTACCTAAAGCAGTTGCTATATTAAACCCTAAACAAGCGGATTGCAATTACCCATACAAGGAACTTTGTGGTTGTGGAGTAGGCTTTAAATTGATCACAGCATTGGCACAACAGTATAGTATAGACGAAGAAAACTATTTTTGCTATCTCGATTTGCTGGCAGTAGCCATCGCCGCCGACATTGTCCCTATGACAGGCGAAAACAGGATACTGGCTTACCATGGTCTGGCCCAAATAAATCAGCAACCATGTGAAGGAATAAAAGCACTGATACAGTTAGCCGGTATAGAAAAAAAGTTATCTATCACTAATGTGGTCTTTGTTATTGCTCCAAGGGTAAATGCTGCAGGAAGAATGGATGACGCAAAAAAAGCAGTGCAATTATTTATCGAAAAAGATCCGATCAAAGCCCTGGACTATGCAGAGATCCTGCATAGTGATAACAGCGATAGAAAGGAGGCAGACAGCAGTATTACAGAAGAAGCGCTCAAATTGATCGACACAGATGAAATCTTAATAAATAAAAAAACAACTGTTGTTTATAAGGAGCATTGGCACAAAGGAGTAGTAGGAATAGTAGCCAGCAGATTAACCGAAAAATATTACAGACCAACGGTAGTGCTTACACGAAGTGGAGATATTGCTGCAGGTAGTGCCCGTAGTGTGGTTGGCTATAATTTATACGAAGCCATACATGCCTGTAAAGAGCATTTATTGGGATACGGAGGACATTTCGCTGCAGCGGGCCTTTCTTTATTACCTGAAAATGTAGAAGCATTCAGTAAGCAATTTGAAGAAATTGTAAGCAGCACAATTGACCCGAATTTACTGATACCAGAAATAATTATTGATGCAGAGACATCTTTTGAAGAAATAAATGCACCATTGTATAATATTATTTGTCAAATGGAACCATTTGGCCCTGATAATATGCGACCCGTTTTTTTAGCAAAAAATGTTACTGATACAGGATATTCAAAAATTGTAAAAGAATTACATGTTCGGTTTGTTGTAAAGAACCATAATAAAACCCTTACCGGTATAGGCTTTAATATGGCTGATAAATTTCACATCGTTGAACAACAAAAACCATTTGACATTGTATTTACAATAGATGAAAATGAATGGAACGGCGAAACAACATTACAAATGAAGGTCATTGATATCAGGCCGTCAAAAAATTAA
- the htpG gene encoding molecular chaperone HtpG, whose translation MAKGNIRVQTENIFPIIKKFLYSEHDIFLRELVSNAVDATQKLKTLSSLGEAKGELGELRVDVKIDAEKKTVTISDKGLGMTAEEVDKYLNQVAFSGAEEFVQKYKGQNENNIIGHFGLGFYSAFMVSEKVEVISKSFREDSKAVRWECDGSPEFILEDADKAERGTDIILYLNEESKEFLEAIRISTVLEKFCRFLPVPIFFEDKQINNPSPAWTKKPTELSTEDYQNFYKELYPYNEAPLFWIHLNVDYPFNLTGILYFPKIKQSYEIQKDKIQLYCNQVFVTDEVKDIVPEFLMLLQGVIDSPDIPLNVSRSYLQGDPNVRKINAHITKKVADKLEEIFNNDRKSFEEKWESLGLFVKYGMMTDDKFLDKANKFLIMQDTAGKFHTLAEYKTATETIQKNKDGKHVILYTTDPIQQDAYIQQAVAKGYTVVKMETIIDGGFISQMEMKWNDVQFTRVDSDITDNLIDKQEGGESVLSKDDEAKLKELFVLQVPELNINVEIKGLSADAPPVIATRPEFMRRMKDMAAMQGGMGAFYAQMPDEVTLTVNGNHPIYKNVLSHSEAEKQQKTIHNLADLALLSQGLLKGNSLTNFINRSVELMN comes from the coding sequence ATGGCAAAAGGGAACATTCGGGTTCAAACGGAGAACATATTTCCGATAATTAAGAAATTTTTATACAGTGAACACGATATTTTTTTAAGAGAATTAGTGAGTAATGCAGTGGATGCTACGCAAAAATTAAAAACTTTATCCTCATTAGGAGAGGCTAAAGGCGAGTTAGGGGAGTTGAGAGTTGATGTAAAGATCGATGCTGAAAAAAAGACAGTTACTATTTCTGATAAGGGGCTTGGTATGACAGCCGAAGAAGTAGACAAATATTTGAATCAGGTAGCTTTTAGTGGTGCCGAAGAATTTGTTCAAAAATATAAAGGGCAAAATGAAAATAATATTATCGGGCATTTTGGACTAGGATTTTACTCTGCTTTCATGGTGAGTGAAAAAGTGGAGGTGATCAGTAAGTCATTTAGAGAGGATTCCAAGGCCGTTAGATGGGAGTGTGATGGTAGCCCGGAATTTATTTTAGAGGACGCAGACAAAGCTGAAAGAGGCACAGACATCATTTTATACCTTAATGAAGAGAGCAAAGAGTTTTTAGAAGCGATCCGTATCAGCACAGTGTTAGAAAAATTTTGCCGCTTTTTACCGGTACCTATCTTTTTCGAAGACAAACAGATCAATAATCCATCACCGGCCTGGACTAAAAAACCTACTGAATTAAGTACAGAAGATTATCAGAATTTTTATAAAGAATTATACCCATACAATGAAGCCCCATTGTTTTGGATCCATTTGAATGTTGATTATCCATTCAATCTAACAGGTATTTTATATTTCCCTAAGATCAAGCAGAGCTACGAGATACAAAAAGATAAAATACAATTATACTGCAACCAGGTATTTGTAACAGATGAGGTAAAAGATATTGTTCCTGAGTTTTTGATGTTATTGCAAGGGGTGATCGATAGTCCGGATATTCCTTTGAATGTTAGTCGTAGCTATTTACAAGGCGATCCTAATGTACGTAAGATAAATGCTCATATCACTAAAAAGGTAGCGGATAAATTAGAAGAAATATTCAATAACGACAGAAAATCATTTGAAGAAAAGTGGGAGAGCCTTGGTTTGTTTGTTAAATACGGCATGATGACCGATGACAAATTTTTGGACAAAGCCAACAAATTTTTAATAATGCAGGATACTGCCGGTAAATTTCATACACTGGCAGAATATAAAACAGCAACAGAAACAATACAGAAAAATAAAGATGGGAAACATGTGATACTGTATACTACTGACCCGATACAACAGGATGCTTATATACAACAAGCTGTAGCTAAGGGCTATACAGTGGTGAAAATGGAAACTATCATCGACGGAGGTTTTATCAGCCAGATGGAAATGAAATGGAATGATGTACAATTTACCAGGGTGGATAGCGATATTACTGATAATCTCATCGACAAACAGGAAGGAGGAGAAAGCGTTTTAAGTAAAGATGATGAAGCAAAATTGAAAGAGTTATTTGTATTGCAGGTTCCGGAATTAAATATTAATGTGGAGATCAAAGGATTATCTGCAGATGCGCCGCCTGTAATTGCTACCAGACCTGAATTTATGCGTAGAATGAAAGATATGGCGGCTATGCAGGGAGGTATGGGGGCATTTTATGCACAGATGCCCGATGAGGTTACATTGACAGTAAATGGCAATCACCCGATATACAAAAATGTATTGTCACATAGTGAAGCAGAAAAACAACAAAAAACCATTCATAATCTGGCAGACCTTGCTTTGTTATCACAAGGGTTATTAAAAGGGAATAGCCTAACTAATTTTATCAACAGAAGTGTTGAGCTGATGAACTGA